A region of Oceanicoccus sp. KOV_DT_Chl DNA encodes the following proteins:
- the kdsA gene encoding 3-deoxy-8-phosphooctulonate synthase, translated as MKQKTLSIGSIQVSNDLPFVLFGGMNVLESRDLALQIAEHYVEVCARLKIPYVFKASFDKANRSSIHSFRGPGMEEGLKIFQEVKETFNIPVITDLHEIDQAKPVAEVCDVIQLPAFLARQTDLVAAMAATGNVINIKKPQFLSPPQMKNIVDKFAECGNDKVMLCERGSNFGYDNLVVDMLGFRTMKEVSGGAPIIFDVTHALQCRDPMGAASGGRRHQVAELGRAGMSQKLAGLFLEAHPDPDNAKCDGPSALPLAALEGFLTEMKAIDDLVKSLPELNIK; from the coding sequence GTGAAGCAGAAAACGTTAAGCATAGGTTCTATTCAAGTCTCTAACGATTTACCTTTTGTCTTATTTGGCGGCATGAATGTATTGGAGTCTCGCGATTTGGCTTTACAAATTGCTGAGCATTATGTCGAGGTTTGTGCCCGGCTGAAAATACCTTATGTATTCAAGGCATCCTTTGATAAGGCTAATCGCTCGTCAATACATTCCTTTCGTGGACCGGGAATGGAAGAAGGATTGAAAATTTTTCAGGAAGTTAAAGAAACGTTTAACATCCCGGTGATCACGGATCTTCATGAAATTGATCAAGCCAAGCCGGTTGCTGAGGTTTGTGATGTTATTCAATTGCCCGCATTTTTAGCCCGACAAACAGATTTAGTGGCCGCAATGGCTGCTACCGGCAATGTGATCAATATTAAAAAGCCGCAGTTTTTAAGCCCTCCACAAATGAAAAATATTGTCGATAAATTTGCCGAGTGTGGTAATGACAAGGTGATGTTGTGCGAGCGCGGCAGTAATTTTGGCTACGATAATTTAGTAGTGGATATGCTGGGTTTTCGCACCATGAAAGAGGTCAGCGGCGGGGCCCCGATTATTTTTGACGTCACGCATGCCCTGCAGTGCCGCGATCCTATGGGCGCAGCGTCAGGTGGCCGCCGTCATCAGGTGGCAGAGTTAGGGCGGGCCGGCATGTCACAAAAATTAGCAGGCTTGTTTTTAGAAGCGCATCCTGATCCGGATAATGCAAAATGCGATGGCCCCTCAGCGTTGCCGTTAGCTGCGCTGGAAGGTTTTTTAACCGAAATGAAAGCGATTGACGATTTGGTGAAATCGCTGCCTGAATTAAATATTAAGTAA
- the eno gene encoding phosphopyruvate hydratase, with amino-acid sequence MSEIVDVKAFEVLDSRGNPTVEADVILASGAVGSACAPSGASTGSREALELRDGDKSRYLGKGVLKAVENINVTIKNLLVGKDAADQRALDQLMIDADGTESKSNLGANAILAVSLAAAKAVAVEKGIPLYQHIADLNGTPGQYSMPVPMMNIINGGEHADNNVDIQEFMVQPVGAKSFTEALRMGAEIFHALKKVLKDKGLNTAVGDEGGFAPNLTSNADALAVIKVAVADAGYTLGDDITLALDCAASEFYKDGKYDLAGEGQVFTSEGFSDYLAELCEQYPIISIEDGLDESDWDGWKYQTEKLGHKIQLVGDDLFVTNTKILKEGIDKSIANSILIKFNQIGSLTETLDAIKMAKDAGYTAVISHRSGETEDTTIADLAVATAAGQIKTGSLCRSDRVAKYNRLLRIEAELGAAAPYRGRAEFKA; translated from the coding sequence ATGTCTGAGATCGTTGATGTAAAAGCCTTTGAAGTACTGGACTCTCGAGGTAACCCTACTGTAGAAGCTGATGTGATTTTGGCATCCGGTGCTGTAGGCAGTGCGTGTGCGCCTTCAGGTGCGTCTACCGGTTCCCGCGAAGCGCTTGAATTACGTGATGGTGATAAGTCGCGTTACTTGGGTAAGGGTGTGTTAAAAGCGGTAGAGAATATCAACGTCACTATTAAGAATCTGTTAGTGGGTAAAGATGCTGCGGATCAGCGCGCGCTTGATCAATTAATGATTGATGCCGATGGTACTGAAAGCAAATCCAATCTGGGTGCTAATGCGATATTGGCGGTGTCTTTGGCTGCGGCTAAGGCAGTTGCTGTGGAAAAAGGTATTCCTTTGTATCAACATATTGCCGATTTGAATGGCACTCCCGGTCAGTACAGCATGCCAGTACCGATGATGAATATCATCAATGGTGGTGAGCACGCGGATAACAATGTTGATATTCAGGAATTTATGGTGCAGCCGGTAGGGGCCAAGTCCTTTACTGAGGCGTTGCGTATGGGGGCTGAAATTTTCCATGCCCTAAAAAAAGTCTTAAAGGATAAAGGTTTGAATACGGCAGTCGGTGATGAAGGTGGTTTCGCGCCTAACCTGACATCTAATGCCGATGCCTTGGCTGTGATCAAAGTAGCTGTGGCGGATGCGGGATATACACTGGGTGATGATATTACTTTAGCACTGGATTGTGCGGCCTCTGAATTCTATAAGGACGGTAAGTATGATTTAGCTGGTGAGGGGCAGGTATTCACTTCGGAAGGTTTCAGTGACTATCTGGCCGAATTATGCGAGCAGTATCCAATTATTTCTATTGAAGACGGTCTGGATGAGTCGGATTGGGATGGTTGGAAATATCAAACTGAAAAACTGGGACATAAAATACAATTGGTCGGTGATGATTTGTTTGTTACCAATACCAAAATCCTGAAAGAGGGGATCGATAAAAGCATCGCAAACTCTATCCTGATCAAGTTCAATCAAATCGGTTCGCTGACTGAGACACTGGATGCCATCAAAATGGCCAAGGATGCAGGCTATACAGCAGTTATTTCTCATCGTTCTGGTGAAACAGAGGATACTACAATTGCTGACCTGGCAGTGGCTACTGCAGCGGGTCAAATTAAAACGGGTTCGCTGTGTCGTTCTGATCGGGTGGCAAAATATAACCGTTTACTAAGAATTGAAGCGGAGTTGGGAGCAGCGGCCCCCTACCGAGGGCGCGCAGAATTTAAAGCGTAA
- the ftsB gene encoding cell division protein FtsB, protein MRWILLVLLLLLFGLQFRLWFGQGSWEQIASLEREIEQQTLINQRLRDRNLVLENEVRDLKSGMDSVEERARADLGLIKKDETFYLIIDKEKSIQ, encoded by the coding sequence ATGCGCTGGATCTTACTTGTCTTACTGCTGCTTTTATTCGGACTACAGTTTCGGCTGTGGTTTGGGCAGGGTAGTTGGGAGCAGATCGCCTCACTAGAGCGTGAGATCGAGCAGCAAACACTCATAAATCAACGGTTACGTGATCGCAACCTGGTGCTGGAAAACGAAGTGCGCGACTTAAAGAGCGGTATGGATAGCGTCGAAGAGCGGGCTAGGGCCGATCTGGGTTTGATCAAAAAAGACGAAACTTTTTACTTGATCATTGATAAAGAGAAATCTATCCAGTGA
- the ispD gene encoding 2-C-methyl-D-erythritol 4-phosphate cytidylyltransferase has product MTVKSTSNVFYAVVPAAGVGRRMGTDQPKQYLPLLDKLVIEHTLSRLLAEPRLRQIVVAVAAQDTLWPTLEILKHPRISVVVGGAERSDSVLSGLQSLAQVCSAQDWVLVHDVARPCLSVTDISRLIDHLSEDPVGGILAVPASDTLKKVNGQAEVSHTIDRQAIWQAQTPQMFRYQLLLDALVDAVQQGLLITDEASAIEMAGLSGKVVEALYPNPKITRPNDLALAEFYLQRGAIV; this is encoded by the coding sequence GTGACCGTAAAATCAACCAGCAATGTTTTTTATGCGGTGGTGCCAGCTGCGGGTGTCGGTCGTCGAATGGGTACTGATCAGCCGAAACAATATTTGCCACTGTTAGATAAATTAGTCATTGAACATACCTTAAGTCGCTTGCTGGCGGAGCCGCGCTTGCGGCAAATTGTGGTGGCGGTTGCTGCTCAAGACACACTTTGGCCAACTCTCGAAATTTTAAAACATCCTCGTATTAGTGTTGTTGTTGGTGGAGCTGAACGGAGCGATTCAGTACTTAGTGGGCTGCAAAGTTTAGCACAGGTTTGTTCGGCGCAGGATTGGGTGTTAGTTCATGATGTTGCTCGTCCTTGTCTCTCAGTTACAGATATTTCTCGTCTTATTGATCATTTAAGTGAAGATCCTGTGGGTGGTATCCTTGCGGTGCCAGCTAGTGACACACTAAAAAAAGTGAATGGGCAGGCTGAGGTAAGCCATACTATTGATAGGCAGGCAATTTGGCAGGCACAAACACCACAGATGTTCCGCTATCAATTACTATTAGATGCTTTGGTCGATGCTGTGCAGCAAGGTTTGTTAATAACCGATGAGGCTTCGGCAATTGAAATGGCCGGCCTAAGTGGCAAAGTTGTAGAAGCACTTTATCCCAATCCCAAAATTACCCGCCCTAACGATTTAGCTTTGGCGGAATTTTATTTACAGCGGGGGGCAATAGTATGA